The Deinobacterium chartae genome contains a region encoding:
- a CDS encoding YqeG family HAD IIIA-type phosphatase: MSLLKPDLILGHVTDITPELLQRHRLRGLIVDLDNTLIPYGSFAEALEVQTWTGELLERGIKMYMVSNALPERVAFWTQRLNFPGVGLASKPLPRAFKKAVKRMGLQSRQVAMVGDQLFTDVLGGNLIGAFTIMVRPLSDNALPHTKFTRRMEQLVLRRFSSSFTGD, from the coding sequence ATGAGCCTGCTCAAACCGGATCTGATCCTCGGGCACGTCACCGACATCACCCCCGAACTGCTGCAGCGTCACCGCCTGCGCGGCCTGATCGTGGACCTTGACAACACCCTGATTCCCTACGGCTCCTTCGCGGAGGCCCTCGAGGTGCAGACCTGGACCGGTGAACTGCTGGAGCGCGGCATCAAGATGTACATGGTGTCCAACGCGCTGCCCGAACGGGTGGCCTTCTGGACCCAGCGTCTCAATTTTCCCGGAGTGGGCCTGGCCTCCAAACCGCTGCCCCGGGCCTTCAAGAAGGCCGTGAAGCGCATGGGGCTGCAATCCCGACAGGTTGCCATGGTCGGAGACCAGTTGTTCACGGACGTCTTGGGCGGCAATCTGATCGGAGCCTTCACCATCATGGTGCGGCCGCTGTCGGACAACGCGCTGCCCCACACCAAATTCACCCGCCGCATGGAACAGCTGGTACTGCGGCGCTTCTCTTCCTCATTCACAGGAGACTGA
- a CDS encoding DUF1802 family protein, which produces MKVSSRYALKEWDTQVQALVHGEFALVVRKGGIVERSGEFEVEHRDFYLYPTFLHQNAEELRPGPRARLRPDPQPGSVIVPALGEIMAVWKVNDLERALALEPYQALTAAAIERRFHYRRNPWVHALLLRVAVLEVPRVLPETEQFLGCVSWVPLGEALEAPARLALPDAHLEGLRAELTALLGEAQQP; this is translated from the coding sequence ATGAAGGTCTCGAGTCGCTACGCGCTCAAGGAATGGGATACCCAGGTTCAGGCCCTGGTACACGGCGAGTTCGCGCTGGTGGTGCGCAAAGGCGGCATCGTGGAACGCAGCGGGGAATTCGAGGTCGAGCACCGCGACTTTTACCTCTACCCCACGTTCTTGCACCAGAACGCCGAAGAGCTGCGCCCGGGCCCGCGTGCCCGGCTGCGCCCCGACCCGCAGCCGGGCAGCGTGATCGTTCCGGCCCTCGGCGAGATCATGGCGGTCTGGAAGGTCAACGACCTCGAGCGGGCCCTGGCCCTCGAGCCGTATCAGGCCCTGACCGCAGCGGCCATCGAGCGGCGCTTTCACTATCGCCGCAACCCCTGGGTGCATGCGCTGCTGCTGCGGGTCGCGGTACTCGAAGTTCCCCGGGTGCTGCCCGAGACCGAACAGTTTCTGGGCTGCGTCAGCTGGGTGCCGCTCGGTGAGGCCCTCGAGGCACCGGCGCGCCTAGCGCTGCCGGACGCTCACCTCGAGGGCCTGCGCGCCGAACTGACGGCGCTGTTGGGCGAAGCCCAGCAGCCCTGA
- the uvrB gene encoding excinuclease ABC subunit UvrB, translating to MLEVKSEFTPSGDQPQAIASLVEGLKDGLRYQTLLGATGTGKTYTMAKVIEQVQRPALILAPNKILTAQLASEFREFFPGSAVEFFVSYYDYYQPEAYVPGKDLFIDKDASINQELERLRHSTTRSLLTRRDTIVVASVSAIYGLGDPEEYRRLNLVLKVGDAVGRDAILDRLIELQYERNDIEISAGRFRAKGDVIEIWPSYDEAPMRLELWGDDLERIVLYHPVTGEVEAELESAVVYPAKHYVSSAGNVERAIVTIEQELEERLEYFRSVGKLLEAQRLKERTLYDLEMLKVLGHCSGIENYSRHLDGRKPGETPYTMIDYFPGDFITFIDESHVTVPQIGGMSNGDRMRKQTLVDYGFRLPSAMDNRPLSFDEFLGKTGQIVFVSATPGPYEREVSENIAEQIIRPTGLVDPNVFVRPIQGQVEDLLGRARERAARGERVLVTTLTKRMAEDLTEYLLEKGVRARYMHSDIDTVERQVIIRDLRLGHYDVLVGINLLREGLDLPEVSLVAILDADKPGFLRSERSLIQTIGRAARNVNGEVVLYADVETPAMTYAMGETLRRREKQLAYNAEHGITPQTIRKGVRDVIRGEEVPEAAPAAELGEDRESLLQQLTNLELDMWQASEDLDFERAAELRDQIRALEAKLQGKEFKQPTVPGQKARRRGRR from the coding sequence GTGCTAGAGGTCAAGTCAGAATTCACGCCGAGTGGAGACCAGCCGCAAGCCATCGCCAGCCTCGTGGAAGGCCTCAAGGACGGTCTGCGCTACCAGACCTTGCTCGGCGCGACCGGCACCGGCAAGACCTACACGATGGCCAAGGTCATCGAGCAGGTGCAGCGCCCCGCCCTGATCCTGGCCCCCAACAAGATTCTTACCGCGCAGCTGGCCTCGGAGTTCCGCGAGTTCTTTCCCGGGTCGGCCGTCGAGTTTTTTGTTTCCTATTACGACTACTACCAGCCCGAGGCCTACGTCCCGGGCAAGGACCTGTTCATCGACAAGGACGCCTCGATCAACCAGGAGCTCGAGCGCCTGCGCCACTCCACCACCCGCTCGCTGCTCACCCGCCGCGACACCATCGTAGTCGCCTCGGTCTCGGCGATCTACGGCCTGGGCGACCCCGAGGAGTACCGCAGGCTCAACCTCGTCCTCAAGGTCGGCGACGCGGTGGGCCGCGACGCGATCCTCGACCGGCTGATCGAGCTGCAGTACGAGCGCAACGACATCGAGATCTCCGCCGGGCGCTTTCGTGCCAAGGGTGATGTGATCGAAATCTGGCCCTCGTACGACGAGGCTCCCATGCGCCTCGAGCTGTGGGGCGATGACCTCGAGCGCATCGTCTTGTACCACCCGGTTACCGGCGAGGTCGAGGCCGAGCTCGAGTCGGCGGTGGTGTACCCGGCCAAGCACTACGTCTCGTCGGCGGGCAACGTCGAGCGCGCGATCGTCACCATCGAGCAGGAACTCGAGGAGCGCCTCGAGTACTTCCGCTCGGTGGGCAAGCTGCTCGAGGCGCAGCGCCTCAAGGAGCGCACGCTGTACGACCTCGAGATGCTCAAGGTGCTGGGACACTGCTCGGGCATCGAGAACTACTCGAGGCACCTCGACGGCCGCAAGCCCGGCGAGACGCCCTACACCATGATCGATTACTTCCCGGGCGACTTCATCACCTTCATCGACGAGTCGCACGTGACCGTGCCGCAGATCGGCGGCATGTCCAACGGCGACCGCATGCGCAAGCAGACGCTGGTGGACTACGGCTTCCGCCTGCCCTCGGCCATGGACAACCGCCCGCTCTCGTTCGACGAGTTTTTGGGCAAGACCGGCCAGATCGTGTTCGTGTCGGCCACCCCCGGACCCTACGAGCGCGAGGTGTCCGAGAACATCGCCGAGCAGATCATCCGCCCGACCGGTCTGGTGGACCCCAACGTGTTCGTTCGTCCGATCCAGGGACAGGTCGAGGACCTGCTGGGACGCGCGCGCGAGCGGGCGGCGCGCGGCGAGCGCGTGCTGGTCACCACCCTGACCAAGCGCATGGCCGAGGACCTGACCGAGTACCTGCTCGAGAAGGGCGTGCGGGCGCGCTACATGCACTCGGACATTGACACGGTGGAGCGTCAGGTGATCATCCGCGACCTCAGGTTGGGCCACTACGACGTGCTGGTGGGCATCAACTTGCTGCGCGAGGGACTGGACCTGCCCGAGGTGTCGCTGGTGGCGATCCTGGATGCCGATAAGCCCGGCTTCCTGCGCTCGGAGCGCTCGCTGATCCAGACCATCGGGCGCGCGGCGCGCAATGTGAACGGCGAGGTGGTGCTGTACGCCGACGTCGAGACCCCGGCCATGACCTACGCGATGGGTGAGACCCTGCGCCGCCGCGAGAAACAGCTGGCCTACAACGCCGAACACGGCATCACCCCGCAGACCATCCGCAAGGGCGTGCGCGACGTGATTCGCGGTGAGGAAGTTCCCGAGGCTGCCCCGGCCGCCGAGCTCGGCGAGGACCGCGAGAGCCTGCTGCAGCAGCTCACCAACCTCGAGCTGGACATGTGGCAGGCGTCCGAGGACCTGGACTTCGAGCGGGCCGCCGAACTGCGCGACCAGATCCGCGCCCTCGAGGCCAAGCTGCAGGGCAAGGAGTTCAAGCAACCCACCGTGCCCGGCCAGAAGGCGCGCCGGCGCGGACGGCGGTAG
- a CDS encoding YIP1 family protein, whose product MTVPQRVPVSAMFAYSMEVLGKPSVATFERYERHGTAREAFSYVAIAAAVSALIGLVGGLGGAIVAFLTTMLGFLVFTYAVYFAGKTFFGGTGTYDEVAFTFSLFYVPLSVIGALLGLIPLLGLLTGLIILVAQIYYGYLAVQSSMNIRDSGPAIITLVIAGAVNFVLAMIIGGIFAAILIGGAMMSGAGR is encoded by the coding sequence ATGACCGTGCCTCAGCGCGTTCCCGTCTCAGCGATGTTTGCCTACAGCATGGAAGTGCTCGGCAAGCCCTCCGTGGCCACCTTTGAGCGTTACGAGCGCCACGGCACGGCACGCGAAGCCTTCTCCTACGTGGCGATTGCCGCAGCGGTGAGCGCACTGATCGGCCTGGTTGGCGGTCTGGGCGGGGCCATCGTGGCCTTCCTCACGACCATGCTCGGCTTTTTGGTCTTCACATACGCCGTTTATTTTGCAGGCAAGACCTTCTTTGGGGGAACCGGCACTTACGACGAGGTCGCTTTCACCTTCTCGCTGTTCTACGTACCGCTCTCGGTGATCGGCGCGCTGCTGGGGCTGATTCCGCTGCTGGGACTGCTCACCGGGCTGATCATCCTGGTCGCGCAGATCTACTACGGTTACCTCGCCGTGCAGTCGAGCATGAACATCCGCGATTCCGGGCCGGCCATCATCACCCTGGTCATCGCAGGCGCCGTCAATTTCGTGCTGGCCATGATCATCGGCGGCATCTTCGCGGCCATCTTGATCGGCGGTGCCATGATGAGCGGCGCAGGCCGCTGA
- a CDS encoding 3'-5' exonuclease, with product MEYVVFDLETTGLSPERDAIVEIGAMRVSDGELVEDPHFHSLVNPLRPVPYHAYRVHGLGDRELAGAPTLEAVLPAFIEFVGDRPLVAHNAAFDLGFLRAAIHRHGLLWTPPVTLCTVQLSRRAFPRERSHKLDLVAQRYGLEFESRHRSIGDVRVTAQAFVRLCRDLEVAL from the coding sequence ATGGAATACGTCGTCTTCGACCTCGAAACCACCGGCCTCTCGCCCGAACGGGACGCCATCGTGGAGATCGGTGCCATGCGGGTGTCGGACGGAGAGCTCGTCGAGGATCCGCACTTTCACAGCCTGGTAAACCCGCTGCGCCCGGTGCCCTACCACGCCTACCGGGTGCACGGTCTGGGTGACCGCGAACTGGCCGGAGCCCCGACCCTCGAGGCGGTGTTGCCGGCGTTCATCGAATTTGTGGGCGACCGTCCGCTGGTGGCGCACAACGCCGCGTTTGACCTGGGGTTCTTGCGCGCGGCCATCCACCGTCACGGCCTGCTGTGGACCCCGCCGGTCACGCTGTGCACCGTGCAGCTCTCGCGCCGGGCCTTTCCGCGCGAGCGCAGCCACAAGCTCGACCTGGTGGCACAGCGTTACGGCCTCGAGTTCGAGTCGCGCCACCGTTCGATCGGGGACGTGCGGGTGACCGCGCAGGCCTTCGTGCGCCTGTGCCGCGACCTCGAGGTGGCGCTGTAA
- a CDS encoding DUF2795 domain-containing protein, which translates to MAKLNPIELQKHLSGVDYPASKQDLLEAAQKNGGDDEIREALEGLPDQTFNKPTDVTAALSDRM; encoded by the coding sequence ATGGCGAAACTCAATCCGATCGAATTGCAAAAGCACCTCAGCGGCGTGGATTACCCGGCCAGCAAGCAGGACCTGCTCGAGGCCGCCCAGAAAAACGGGGGCGACGACGAAATCCGTGAAGCCCTCGAGGGTCTGCCGGACCAGACCTTCAACAAGCCCACCGACGTGACTGCGGCGCTCAGCGACCGGATGTGA
- a CDS encoding alpha/beta hydrolase encodes MLILTSLLAACAPAPAQPSAPAPAVSATHEQALARVEAQRVERPGWTVPGTPPELNRSVTVRYRSPGRATPRAIAVLMPGFLGGAGSLDRLARQIVVLDPGVQVWAVDRRANLLEPQQTLQAAAGRTSAELQRLVREGIPPRAANELVYMSAWGLDVTLRDWRTAVLEARRLTPNVYLGGHSLGGVLTGLYAAYDFDGTPGYRDVRGLMMFDGVPGGTSGLPSVDERGYLEGFNTALGRSPGLNDLEQGRASPFVDVPVFSPLLASRAAAGALLAARDPNGISPGGLVPYPATNLAAALVQLDRHYAPLDAFAVTTGQAVGAQESLSLPAIVINGWNGKGLSVRSIEGPQAGVFAVGWQPDPQAPTDALDFVRRFWLPTGDYLEWYFPSRLILDITATPLSTRGSPLENRLKVWHTAQVNLPLLGVAAEDGITSEASYQTYAAQTRTRLETHTLEGYAHLDVVAARSDRLARWVVAFLR; translated from the coding sequence TTGCTGATTCTGACCTCGTTGCTCGCCGCCTGCGCGCCTGCTCCCGCCCAGCCCTCTGCCCCGGCCCCTGCCGTTTCCGCCACGCACGAACAGGCGCTGGCCCGGGTCGAGGCCCAGCGCGTCGAACGCCCGGGATGGACCGTTCCGGGCACTCCGCCCGAACTGAACCGCAGCGTCACCGTGCGCTACCGCAGCCCGGGCCGCGCCACTCCTCGCGCCATCGCGGTGCTGATGCCGGGCTTCCTCGGCGGTGCCGGCAGCTTGGACCGCCTTGCCCGTCAGATCGTGGTCCTCGACCCCGGCGTGCAGGTATGGGCCGTTGACCGCCGCGCCAACCTGCTCGAGCCGCAACAGACCCTGCAGGCCGCCGCAGGAAGAACCTCCGCCGAACTGCAGCGGCTGGTGCGCGAGGGCATCCCGCCGCGCGCAGCGAACGAACTGGTCTACATGAGTGCCTGGGGCCTGGACGTCACCCTGCGCGACTGGCGGACCGCCGTCCTCGAGGCGCGGCGCCTCACGCCGAACGTCTACCTGGGAGGCCATTCGCTGGGCGGGGTGCTGACCGGACTGTACGCTGCCTACGACTTTGACGGTACGCCCGGTTACCGTGACGTGCGCGGCCTGATGATGTTCGACGGGGTGCCGGGCGGCACGTCCGGTCTGCCCAGCGTGGACGAACGCGGCTACCTCGAGGGGTTCAACACGGCCCTCGGGCGCTCCCCGGGACTGAACGACCTCGAGCAGGGCCGGGCATCACCGTTCGTGGACGTGCCGGTCTTCAGTCCGCTGCTGGCCTCCAGGGCCGCAGCCGGAGCGCTGCTGGCCGCCCGCGATCCGAACGGCATCAGTCCGGGCGGGCTGGTGCCGTACCCGGCGACCAACCTGGCCGCCGCACTGGTGCAGCTCGACCGGCATTACGCGCCGCTGGACGCGTTTGCGGTCACGACCGGGCAGGCGGTGGGCGCGCAGGAGTCGCTGAGCCTGCCCGCCATCGTCATCAACGGCTGGAACGGCAAGGGACTGAGCGTGCGCTCGATCGAGGGACCGCAGGCCGGGGTGTTCGCGGTCGGTTGGCAGCCGGACCCCCAGGCCCCCACCGACGCGCTCGACTTTGTGCGGCGCTTCTGGTTGCCCACCGGAGACTATCTGGAGTGGTACTTTCCCAGCCGCCTGATTTTGGACATCACCGCGACGCCGCTGAGTACCCGCGGCAGCCCGCTCGAGAACCGCCTGAAGGTGTGGCACACCGCTCAGGTCAATCTGCCGCTGCTGGGTGTGGCCGCCGAGGACGGCATCACCAGCGAGGCGTCGTACCAGACCTACGCGGCGCAGACCCGCACGCGGCTCGAGACGCACACCCTCGAGGGCTACGCTCACCTGGACGTGGTGGCCGCGCGCTCGGACCGCCTGGCGCGCTGGGTGGTGGCCTTTTTGCGCTGA
- a CDS encoding M42 family metallopeptidase, which translates to MIDTAYTTEVLLRLLNTPSPTGFTERAMRELEGCLNELGVTPLRTKKGGMLWTLPGREGGKTVTFSAHIDTLGAMVKEIKESGRLRLTQLGGYDWATVEGEYALVHLEDGRTLTGTVVNTKQSTHVFGQELKDLRRSEAVMELRLDARTSSDAETRALGVQVGDFVSWEPRAVLTDAGYLKSRHIDNKAAVAIFLAVTRAVREGRVQLAHTAHLFISNYEEVGHGAAVGIPADTDELIAVDMAAIGEGQTSSEHCVTLCVKDSSGPYDHALGNRLRAAARRAGIDLRTDIYPYYGSDASAAWRAGGDYPAALIGPGVDASHAYERTHVDALEATARLMLTYLSE; encoded by the coding sequence ATGATCGACACCGCCTACACCACCGAAGTGCTGCTGCGCCTGCTCAACACCCCCTCGCCCACCGGTTTTACCGAACGGGCCATGCGCGAACTCGAGGGTTGCCTGAACGAACTGGGCGTTACCCCGCTCAGAACCAAGAAAGGCGGAATGCTGTGGACCCTGCCGGGCCGTGAGGGCGGCAAGACCGTGACCTTCTCGGCCCACATCGACACGCTGGGTGCGATGGTCAAGGAGATCAAGGAGAGCGGACGCCTGCGCCTGACCCAACTGGGCGGCTACGACTGGGCCACCGTGGAGGGCGAGTACGCCCTGGTCCACCTCGAGGATGGCCGCACCCTCACCGGTACGGTGGTGAACACCAAGCAGTCCACCCACGTGTTCGGGCAGGAACTGAAAGACCTGCGGCGCAGCGAGGCCGTGATGGAGCTGCGCCTGGACGCGCGCACCTCGAGCGACGCCGAAACCCGCGCGCTGGGCGTGCAGGTCGGGGATTTCGTGTCCTGGGAGCCGCGCGCGGTCCTGACGGATGCGGGCTACCTCAAGTCGCGCCATATCGACAACAAGGCGGCGGTGGCCATTTTTCTGGCGGTCACCCGCGCCGTGCGGGAGGGCCGGGTGCAACTGGCGCACACCGCACACCTGTTCATCTCGAACTACGAGGAGGTCGGACACGGCGCTGCGGTGGGTATTCCTGCGGACACCGACGAGCTGATCGCGGTGGACATGGCCGCCATCGGTGAGGGACAGACCTCGAGCGAGCACTGCGTGACGCTGTGCGTCAAAGACTCGAGCGGTCCGTACGACCACGCGCTCGGCAACCGCCTGCGCGCGGCGGCGCGCCGCGCCGGGATTGACCTGCGCACCGACATCTACCCGTACTACGGCTCGGACGCCTCGGCGGCGTGGCGCGCGGGCGGCGATTACCCGGCGGCCCTGATCGGTCCCGGTGTGGATGCCAGCCACGCCTACGAGCGCACGCACGTGGACGCGCTCGAGGCGACCGCGCGGCTGATGCTGACCTACCTGTCCGAGTAA
- a CDS encoding enoyl-ACP reductase FabI, translating into MISIDLTGKNALILGVTNARSLGWAIAQQLLAAGARCAFSYQGERLRPDIEKLTAEHPGSLLEQCDVTAEADLERLFGRIEQEMGRLDYVVHAVAFAPRAAMEGRFVDTTSEDWNTALNVSAYSLVAIARHAEPLMAEGGSIVTLTYYASQKVVPKYNVMGIAKAALEASTRYLAYELGSKNIRVNAISAGPMRTVAARSIPGFGTMYDKSAKAAALGRNATQEEVGKLGLFLLSDLASGITGEVTYVDAGYNIMGMKLED; encoded by the coding sequence ATGATTTCGATTGATCTGACCGGCAAGAACGCGCTGATCTTGGGTGTGACCAACGCCCGCAGCCTGGGATGGGCCATCGCCCAGCAACTGCTGGCGGCAGGGGCCCGCTGTGCTTTCTCGTACCAGGGCGAGCGCCTGCGTCCTGACATCGAGAAGCTCACGGCCGAACACCCGGGCAGCCTGCTCGAGCAGTGCGACGTGACCGCAGAGGCCGACTTGGAGCGGCTGTTCGGCCGTATCGAGCAGGAGATGGGCCGCCTGGACTACGTGGTGCACGCGGTTGCCTTCGCGCCGCGCGCTGCGATGGAAGGCCGTTTCGTGGACACCACCTCCGAGGATTGGAACACCGCGCTGAACGTGAGTGCCTACAGCCTGGTGGCGATTGCCCGCCACGCCGAGCCGCTGATGGCCGAGGGCGGCTCGATCGTGACCCTGACCTACTACGCCTCGCAGAAGGTGGTTCCCAAGTACAACGTGATGGGCATCGCCAAGGCGGCCCTCGAGGCCAGCACCCGCTACCTTGCCTACGAACTGGGCAGCAAGAACATCCGCGTGAACGCCATCTCGGCCGGCCCGATGCGTACGGTGGCCGCCCGTTCGATTCCCGGCTTTGGCACCATGTACGACAAGTCGGCCAAGGCTGCGGCCCTTGGCCGCAACGCCACCCAGGAGGAGGTCGGCAAGCTGGGCCTCTTTTTGCTGTCCGACCTGGCCAGCGGCATCACCGGTGAGGTGACCTACGTGGACGCCGGTTACAACATCATGGGCATGAAGCTCGAGGACTGA
- the pgeF gene encoding peptidoglycan editing factor PgeF, whose protein sequence is MWLSAPNLTFRHGFSLRHGGVSQGPFASLNFDDRQDHPLHVAENRRIALSALGFDPDRVARLEQVHSCEVLTARPGVQTGDAQVSDVPGLALAIGTADCYPILLEDPEAGIVGAAHAGWRGTVGRIAARTVEAMQRLGARPERIRAAIGPGISRAQYPVGPEVRARFLEAGFPEEVLSAGPGGVHLDLLDANRFVLREAGLGTDQIWAANRCSTEADFFSYRRDAGQTGRMWAVIGA, encoded by the coding sequence GTGTGGCTCTCCGCCCCCAACCTGACATTTCGGCACGGTTTCAGCCTGCGGCACGGTGGCGTGTCTCAGGGACCGTTCGCCAGCCTGAACTTTGACGACCGCCAAGACCATCCTCTGCACGTGGCCGAAAACCGCCGCATCGCCCTCTCGGCCCTCGGCTTTGACCCTGATCGGGTCGCGCGCCTCGAGCAGGTGCACTCCTGCGAGGTCCTGACCGCACGGCCCGGTGTTCAGACCGGCGACGCGCAGGTCTCGGACGTTCCCGGCCTTGCCCTGGCCATCGGCACCGCCGACTGCTACCCGATCTTGCTCGAGGACCCCGAGGCGGGCATCGTCGGAGCGGCGCACGCCGGATGGCGCGGCACCGTGGGCCGCATCGCGGCCCGCACCGTGGAGGCCATGCAGCGCCTGGGGGCCCGTCCCGAGCGCATCCGTGCTGCTATTGGCCCTGGCATCAGCCGTGCGCAGTACCCGGTCGGACCCGAAGTGCGGGCGCGCTTTCTCGAGGCGGGCTTTCCCGAAGAGGTCCTGAGCGCAGGTCCGGGCGGCGTGCACCTCGACCTGCTGGACGCCAACCGCTTCGTGCTGCGCGAGGCCGGGCTGGGCACGGATCAGATCTGGGCAGCGAACCGCTGCTCCACCGAGGCCGATTTCTTCTCGTACCGCCGCGACGCCGGCCAGACCGGACGCATGTGGGCGGTGATCGGCGCATGA